The genome window GGGAACAGGTGCAGCCGGGGCTCGATCAAGCGAAGATGCTCGCGCAGACCGGGGGGGGCCACCAGACCGCGGGAGAGCATGGCCTCGATGTCCGCCATGTCCTGCACGTGGCCGCGTGCGATCTTGGCCAGGGCCTGGGCGCAGAGGTCGTAGTGGTGGCAGGCCAACCGCCCCTCGCGGGCCACGAGCGGGCTGCGGTCCTCCCAGCCCTCGAGCTCGGGCAGGTAGTCGCCGGGACATGTCCGCTCCACGTTGATCCCCACCCTCGCCGCGATGACGGGGAGGGCGCGGAGGAGCCGTTCATCCTCGGGAACGAGCTTGACGTCCAGGTCGATGGTGTAGGGGCGCCAGCCATAGAGCACGGCGGTGGCGCCGCCGGTGAGGTAGAGCCGCGCCTCCCTCTCCGCCTCTTCAGAGAGCGCGCGCAGGAACTCCCGGATCCGATCTCCGTCCGCTAGTTGGCCCATGCGGCCGCCCGCTCGAAGCTGACGAGCGTCCCCAGGAGGTCGTTGTACCGCGTGTGCGCCCCCTCGGAGTCCAGTTTCCGTAGCCGCTCGTAGAGGCGGAACTCGGGGGTGGGAAAGGGGGAGGGCACGTCGAGGCCGAGCCGGCGCAGGCGCGGGGCGCCGATGGAGACCACGAGGGCGGGTACCGACTCGACACCCCGCTTCAAATCCTCGAGGCCTTCCTGAATGAGGTCGCTCCCGGGAAGGCCCGCGCCCGGTCCCGCGCCGCCCCCGCCCAGGACAGGGGCGGCCCCGACCCGGGCTCGCGCCGCGTCCAGAGCGGCCCGGACGGCGTCGGGGGCGGTCCCCCCCGGTGCGGCTTTCGTGCGCACGACCTGCTCGGGATCGAAGAGGGCGGGAAGGCGCGCCGCCACCGCCGGGGCCTGGGCGGGGAGGGCGCGGGCGGCTGCCTCCCGGAGCGTGGTCCCCGCTCTCTGCGCCTCCGCCACCAGCGAGCCCACGAGGGCATGGGCGCGGCGAAACGGCATGCCCTCCCGGGCCAGGGCGACGGCCAGGCCCGCGGCCATCATCTCCTCGCTCTGGGCCGCCCTCCGCATGGCTTCCGCGACGAGGCCCAGGCCGGAGACAACGCCCTTCATCACTGCGAGCGAGGCGGCGGCGGTGTCGGCGGCGTCGAAGACCGCCTCTTTGTCCTCCTGGAGGTCCTTCTGGTAGCCGGCGGGGAGCCCCTTCATCAAGGTGAGCAGCCGCAGCAGGTCGCCGTCCACGCGGGCGGCCTTGCCGCGCACGAGCTCCAAGGCGTCGGGGTTCTTCTTCTGGGGCATGAGGCTGGAGCCGGTGGTGAAGGCCTCGGGCAGGGTGAGGAAGCCGTACCCGGGCCCGGAGAAGGCGATCAGGTCCTCGGCCAGCCGCGCCAGGTGGGTTTGGAGCTGGGCACAAGCGAAAACAAACTCCGCCGCGAAATCGCGGTCCATGACCGCGTCGAGGGCGTTGGCGGAGACGGCGGCAAAGCCGAGATCGCGGGCCAGGGCCTCCCGGTCGAGGGGAAGGGCCGTGCCGGCGAGGGCCCCCGAGCCCAGGGGGAGCACATCCACGCGCCCGCGCGCGTCGCGCAGGCGCTCGTGGTCCCGCACCAGGGCCCAGGCATGGGCGGCGGCCAGGTGGCCGAAGGTGATCGGCTCCGCGGCCCGGGTGTGGGTGTAGCCTGGCATGACCGTCTCGGCCCCCGCACGTCCCTTCTCCACCAGAGCGGTCACCAGGGCCGAGGTCCCCCCGAGGAGGCGGTCGATCGCGGTGCGGGTCCAGAGGCGGAGGGCGGTGACCGCCTGCTCGTTCCGGCTGCGGCCGAGGTGGGCCTGGCCGGCCAGGTCGCCCACGATCTCGGAGAGCCTGGTTTCCACGAAGCTATGCACGTCCTCGGCATCGATTTCCGAGTAGGCCGGGTCGGCAAGCGCCTTTTGGAGGACCTGCTGAAGCCCCGCCTCCAGGGCCCGCGCGGAGTCGGGGGGGAGGGCCCCGCATCGCTCCAAGGCGCGAACGTAGGCCTGAGAGGCGGCGATCTCCTCCGCGAGCAGGCGCCGGTCGAAGGGGAAGGAGCGGTTGAACTCCCAGAAGACAGCGTCGGGATCGCCCGCGTAATTGCCGCCCCAGAGCTTCACGAGGGGAGCCCGGCCCCAGCGGCGAGCGCCGTCCTAGCTGCGATAGTGCGCATTGATGTCCACGTAGCCATGGGAGAGGTCGCAGGTCCAGATCCAGCCCACCGCCCGTCCCGCGTGCAGGCCCACGCGGATGCGGACGGGGTCTTCGGAGAAGGCCCGCCGGGCCGCCTCCTCATCATAGGGGCGGGCCCGCCCGCCCTCCGCCACCCACACATCGCCGAGCCAGAGGTCCACTCGCCCCATGTCGACATCCACCCCCGCGCGCCCCACCGCGGCCAGGACGCGGCCCCAATTGGGATCACCGCCGTTTAGGGCGGTCTTCACGAGCGGTGACTCCGCCACCGTGCGGGCAATGCGGTCGGCTTCCGCCTCCAGCCGGGCCCCCTCCACCCGCACCTCCGCCACGCGGGTGGCCCCCTCGCCGTCGCGCACGATCAGGCGCGCGACCCGGCGCGCGGCCTCGACGAGAGCGCCCCGGAAGAAATCGTAGTCCGGGCCCTCCTCGAGGATGGCTCGGGCGGGCAAGGCGCCGCTGGCCAGGACGAGCGCCATGTCGTTGGTGGAGGTGTCGCCGTCCACCGTGATCCGGTTCAGGCTCTCTCCCACCGCCTCCCGCAAGGCCCCGCGCAGGAGCGGAGGGGCCACCTCGGCGTCGGTGGTGAAGAAGGCGAGGAGGGTGGCCAGGTTGGGGGCGATCATTCCCGAGCCCTTGGCCATGGCCCCGATGCGCGCGGTCGCCCCCCCCAGGGGGAACTCCACCACCACCTCCTTGGGGTGGGTGTCGGTGGTGAGGATGGCTCGGGCCGCGGCCGCCCCCCCTTCCCGCGAGAGCTCGGGAACCGCGCTCGCGATCCCCGCCCGCACCTTTTGCATGGGCAGGTTCACCCCGATCACGCCCGTGGAGGCGACCACCACTTCCTCGGGCCGGCCCCCGATCTCGCGGGCGAGAAGAGCGGCCGTCTCGCGCGCATCGCGAAGCCCCTGCTCGCCCGTGCCCGCGTTGGCGCCGCCTGCGTTCACCACCACCCCCCGCGCCTGCCCGGAGGCGAGGTGCTCGCGGGAGACGATGACGGGCGCGGCCTGGGCCAGGTTCTGGGTGAACACGGCCGCGGCCGCGCATCCCCGGTCGGCCACAATCAGGGCCAGGTCCAGGCCCTGGGGCTTGATGCCGGCGGCGATGGCCGCGGCTCGGAAGCCCAGGGGGGCGGTGACGCCGGTGGTCATCGCTTGGCTTCTACCGCGGACCGGGGAAGGCGCTCCCTGAGGGCTTCCGTCTTCGCGTCGCCGGCAGCGCGCTCGCGGGTCAGGGCCCGCACCCGCTCGGGCAGGCCGAAGAGGCGGATGAAACCCTCCGCATCCTTGTGGTCGTAGGCCATGCCGGTCCCGAAAGTGGCCAGATCCTGGCGGTAGAGACTGCGGGGAGAACGGCGGCCGATGGCCTCCGCCCGCCCCTTGAAGAGGCGCACCCTCACCTCCCCCGTCACTTCCACCTCCGTCTCGTCCACGAAGGCGGCCAGGGCCTCCCGGAGGGTCGAGAACCAGAGCCCGTCGTAGATGAGCTGCGCGTAGCGCACGGAGACGGACTGCTTGAAGTGGAGGGTGTCGCGGTCGAGGACCAGGCGCTCCAGCTCCCGATGGGCGAGGTGGAGCACGGTGCCGGCGGGGGTCTCGTAGACGCCCCGAGACTTGATCCCCACCAGCCGGTTCTCCACCAGGTCCAACCGGCCCACCCCGTGGGCCCCGGCCAGGCGGTTCAGGGCCTCCACGAGCGCGACCGGTCCCAGCCGCTGGCCGTCCAGGCCCACGGGCACCCCCTGCTCGAAGGCGAGGGTCACGACCTGGGGACGGTCGGGGGCGTCCTCCGGATCCACCGTCAGCTTGAACATTTCCTTGCGGGGGGCGTCCCAGGTGTCCTCCAAGTTGCCGCCCTCGTGGGAGAGATGCCAGAGGTTGCCGTCCCGACTGAAGAGGTCCTTGGGGGTCTGGTCGACGGGTACCCCGTGGGTGGCCGCGTAGGCGAGGGCGTCCTCGCGGGAGCGGATCGTCCATTCCCGCCAGGGAGCGATGACCTTGAGGTGGGGAGCGAAGGCGCCGTAGGTCACTTCGAATCGAACCTGGTCGTTGCCTTTGCCGGTGGCGCCGTGGGCGAGGGCGTCCGCCCCGGTGGCGAGCGCGGTCTGCACCTGGCGGTAGGCCAGGAGGGGCCGGGCAAGGGCGGTGCCGAGCAGGTAGTTGTCCTCGTAGACGGCGCCCGCGGCCAGGGCCTTGAAGGCGAAGTCCCGCACAAACTCCTCGCGCAGGTCTTCGACCACGCACCTTGAAGCTCCCGTGGCCAGGGCCTTGCGCTCCACCGCCTCGAGGTCGTCCCCCTGGCCGACATCCCCGCAGTAGGCGATGATCTCCGCGCCTCCGTAGGTCTCTTTGATCCAGGGGATGATGATGGAGGTGTCCAGACCCCCCGAGTACGCCAGCACCACCTTCTTGACCGTGCTCATTTCCGGGGCGCTCCTTCCGCGAGGCCGATTGGGGCTTCTCTCTTTTGATCGACGCTCAGCACCGGTTGAGCGTCCTTGGTCACGGCCCGCACCATGGCCGTCTCGTCGCAGCAGAGGTTCAGGGGGCAGGCCTTGCAATCGGTGACCAGCTTGTCCAGGAACTGCTCGCGGCGCGTGACTTGGAAGCCCAGGTTCAGGAAGAAGGGAACCCGCCTGGTCAGGGCCAGGACTTGCAAGAAGCCGCGCTCGCTCGCCCAGGCGAACAACCGCTCGGCGATGGCGTGGCCGATCCCGCGCCCGACCTGGTCCTCGCGCACGGCCAGCGAGCGCAGCTCGCCCAGTCCGGGGCCGAGCTCGGTGAGGGCGCCGCAGCCCGCCACCCCCCCGTCCACCTCCGCCACCAGGAAGTCACCCAGGCGTGCCCGCAGCGATTCCTCGCTGCGGCGCAGAAGGAGCCCCCGGTCCGCATAGCCGTTGATGAGGTCCAGCAGGACCGCCACGTCCCTCTCCTCCGCCCTACGCAGCCGCACCTGCACCTCCCTCGAGAACCGCCTCCAGGGCGGTCAGGAACACCCGAATATCCCCGCCCCCGATCGCGAGCGGAGGCAGGAGTCGCAGCACGTTGTCCCCGGCCTTGGTCGCGAGCACGCCCCGCTCACGGAGCCCCTTCAGGACCGGCCGGACCTCGCCCTTGAACTCCACCCCCAGCATGAGGCCGAGGCCGCGCACCTCGGCCACAACCGGGAAGCGGCGGGCCAGCCGTTTGAGGCCCCGGCGAAGGGCGGCGCCTTTCTTCTCCACCTTCTCCAGGAACCCGGGGGTGGTGATGCGGTCGAGCACGGCCAGGGCGGCCGCCGCCACCACGGGGTTGCCGCCAAAGGTGCTGCCGTGATCGCCCACTTGAATGGCGCCCGCGAGGTCCTGGCGCAGGAGAACCGCGCCTATGGGCAGGCCGCCCCCCAGGGGCTTGGCCAGGGTGAGGATGTCGGGGGTGATTCCGGCGTGCTGGTAGGCGAAGAGCCGCCCCGTCCGGCCGAGTCCGCACTGCACCTCGTCCGCCACCAGGAGGGCCCCCCGCTCGCGGCAGAGGTCGGCCAGGCCGCGCAGGAACTCCGGGGGGGCGGCCCGCACCCCGCCCTCGCCCTGCACGGGCTCGATCATGACGGCCGCCGTCTTCCCTCCGATCGCGGCCGCGGCCGCGGCCAGATCGTTCCAGGGGCAGAAGCGGACGCCGGGGAGGAGGGGCTCGAACGGCTCGCGGTACTTGGCGGTCCAGGTGACGGAGAGCGAGCCCAGGGTCCGGCCATGGAACCCGCGCTCGAAGGCCACCAGCTCGCTGCGCCCCGTGGGCTTCCCGATGCGCCGGGCGAACTTGATGGCCCCCTCCGCCGCCTCCGTCCCCGAGTTGCAGAAGAAGGCGCGGGCGGGGAAGGCCAGCGAGACCAGGCGCTCGGCGAGGGCCGCGCCGGGCTCGGTGTGGAAGAGGTTGCTGGCGTGGATGAGCCGGCCTGCCTGCTGGCGGATGGCGGCCACCACCCGCCGGTCGCCGTAGCCGAGCCCGTTCACGCCGATGCCGGCGGCAAAGTCCAGGTAGCTCCGCCCCTCCTTGTCGAAGAGCCGGGCGCCCTTGCCGGAGACGAGGACGAGGTCGCGCTCGTAGACGGGAAGCAGCGCGCTCACGCCTGCCCTCCTGGGCCGGCCGTGATGCGGGTGCCCGGGAAGCCCCCCGTGAGCCGGGCCCGGCCGGCGACCACGACCTCCGGGATCCCGGCCTGAACGGCCTCGAGCGCCACGCTCACCTTTAGAGCCATCCCTCCCCCAATCGTACCCTCCTCGATCCGGCGCCGGGCCTCCCCCGCGGTAAGGGACGCCACCGGGGCGTCCCCCAGGAGGACCCCGTCCACATCCGAGAGGTAGACGAGGATGCTCGCGCCGAGGGCGAGGGCGAGGCCGAGCGCGGCCTCGTCCGCGTTGACGTTGACCGACTCCCCCAAGGGACCGGAAGATACGGGGGAAACCACGGGCAGGAACCCGGCCCGCCAGAGGGCGAGCACGGGCCCGGGGTTCACGCACTCCGGTGTTCCGACCCGCCCCAGCCCCGGCTCCAGCCGCGCCCGAATGAGCCCGCCATCCCGCCCGGAGAGCCCGACCGCGGCCACCCCCGCCCCCATCAAGCCTGAAGCCAAGGCCTTGTTCACGACCCCGGACAGCACCATCTCCACTACCTCCATGGCCGCGGGCGAGGTCTCCCGGCGGCCCCCCACGAAGCGTGACTCGATCGAGAGCGCCCGCAGCAGCCGGTCCACGTGGCGACCGCCCCCGTGCACCACGAGGGCGTCTCCGCCCCCGTTCTTGAGCTCGGCGGCCAGGGGCTTCATGAGACCCGGGTCCTCGAGCGCGGGCCCTCCCACCTTGTAGACCCGGGCGCCCGTCAAGGGCCCTCTCCCCCCGGCAGGCCCGCCCCCTCCGGCCAGCCCAGGGCCAGGTTCAGGTTCTGGATGGCCTGGCCGGCGGCTCCCTTGACCAGGTTGTCGAGGGCGGAGAAAACCACCGCCCGCCCGGGGGCGCCCGCATGCACGGAGATCCGACAGTCGTTCGTCCCCACCACCTCCGACAGCCGGGGCGGCCCCCCCTCCATCACGCGCACGAAGGGCGAGCCCGCGTAGAAGGCGCGCAGGGCGCCCGCGAGCTCGCCGGGAGCAGCCCCCGTCTTCACATAGATCGCGGAGAGGATGCCCCGCTTCACGGGCAGGAGGTGCGGGCAGAACGTCAGGGGAACCGCCCGCCCCACCCGGTCCTCGAGCACCGCCTCCATCTCCCCCACATGGCGGTGGGTCCGGCCGGGGGCGTAGGCGGAGAGGTTGTCCGCCAGCTCACAAAAGAGAAGGTCCTCGCGCAGCGTGCGGCCCGCGCCGGTGGCCCCGCTCTTGGCGTCCACCACCACATCGTCCTCCACCAGCCTCTCGCGCAGGAGGGGTAGGAGGGGCAGGAGGACGGAGGTCGCGTAGCAGCCGGGGTTGGAGATGAGGCGGGCGCCGCGGATGCGGTCACGGTAGATCTCGGGGAGCCCGTAGGGCGCCCTCCCGAGAAGGTCGGGGGCGGGATGTTCGTGGCCGTACCAGGCTCGGTAGGCGGCGGCCGTGGGCAGGCGCAGAGCGCCGGAGAGATCCACGACCACGGCCGCGGGCCGGGCCCTCTGGAGCCGGGCCGCGAAGCTCGCGGCCACCTCGTGGGGGAGGGCGAGAAAGTAGGCGCCCGCTTCGCGTTCCAGGCCCGCCTCGTGGGCAAGATGGCCGTGGCCGGAGCCGGTCGTGAAGCGGACCTTGGCTTCAGGATGCGCGGCCAGGAGGCGCACGAGCTCCCGCCCGCTGTAGCCCGTGGCCCCGAAAACGCCTACGTCCATCCCCACTCCTACCCCCCGTCCCCCCAAACCCTACCCATCGCGGCGCCTCGCCTCCCGCAAAAGAAAAAACCCACTGGAGCAGCGGCTCCAGCGGGTCTCAAGGTCGGTTCGTCGTTTCGAGCGAACTAGACCGCGGCCACCCGCCGGACACACGGGGCTCGCCTCACGCGGGCCGCGGGTCGCTCGGCAGGGGGCAGCAACATCACAATAAGGAATGATACGCGCCCCAGGGCCCGTGTCAAGATGCGTTTTCCGGCTTTTCCGTGGTGCGGCCCGCGGGGGTAGCATAGAGCTCCGGCTACGAGGTGATTTCATGTCTGAGACCGTGACCGCTCCCCGCGGCCTTCCCCTCACCGACCTCTCCGAAGACGAGGCGATGTTCCGGGACCAGGTCCGCCAGTTTGCGGAGGAGAAGGTCCGACCCCTGGTTTCCCGGATGGACCGGGAGGCGCAGATCCCCCGCGAGCTCATCGACGCCTGCTTCGACCTCGGGATCATGGGAATCGAGGTCCCCGAGCCCCACGGGGGCGCGGGGGCGACCTTCTTCATGTCCATCCTGGTCGTGGAGGAGCTGGCCCGGGTCGACGCCTCCCTAGCCGTGCTCGTGGACGTCCAGAACACCCTCGTGAACAACGCCCTCCTGCGCTGGGGGACGGAGGACCAGAAGGCCCGCTATTTCCCGCACCTGGCCTCGAAGTGGGTGGGGGCCTACGCCCTCTCCGAGGCTGGCTCTGGCTCCGATGCCTTCGGCCTCGCCTGTCGGGCTTGGGACAAGGGCGACCACTACGAGCTGACCGGGCGCAAGCTCTGGATCACCAACGCCGCGGAGGCGGAGTTGTTCATCGTGATGGCCACCCTGGACCCCGCCCAGGGCTACAAGGGGATCACCAGCTTCCTGGTGGAACGTTCCTTCCCCGGCTTCGCGGTGGGCAAGAAGGAGGACAAGCTCGGCATCCGCGCCTCCTCCACCTGCGAGTTGATCCTGGAGGGCTGCCGGGTCCCGAAGCAGAACCTGCTGGGGGAGCCGGGCAAGGGCTACCGGATCGCGATCGAGACCTTGAACGAGGGCCGAATCGGCATCGGGGCCCAGATGGTGGGGGTGGCCCAGGGCTCCTTCGAGCACGGGCTGAAGTACGCCCAGGAGCGCCGGCAGTTCGGCAAGCCCATCGC of Vicinamibacteria bacterium contains these proteins:
- a CDS encoding DUF6036 family nucleotidyltransferase, which gives rise to MGQLADGDRIREFLRALSEEAEREARLYLTGGATAVLYGWRPYTIDLDVKLVPEDERLLRALPVIAARVGINVERTCPGDYLPELEGWEDRSPLVAREGRLACHHYDLCAQALAKIARGHVQDMADIEAMLSRGLVAPPGLREHLRLIEPRLHLFP
- the argH gene encoding argininosuccinate lyase, which encodes MKLWGGNYAGDPDAVFWEFNRSFPFDRRLLAEEIAASQAYVRALERCGALPPDSARALEAGLQQVLQKALADPAYSEIDAEDVHSFVETRLSEIVGDLAGQAHLGRSRNEQAVTALRLWTRTAIDRLLGGTSALVTALVEKGRAGAETVMPGYTHTRAAEPITFGHLAAAHAWALVRDHERLRDARGRVDVLPLGSGALAGTALPLDREALARDLGFAAVSANALDAVMDRDFAAEFVFACAQLQTHLARLAEDLIAFSGPGYGFLTLPEAFTTGSSLMPQKKNPDALELVRGKAARVDGDLLRLLTLMKGLPAGYQKDLQEDKEAVFDAADTAAASLAVMKGVVSGLGLVAEAMRRAAQSEEMMAAGLAVALAREGMPFRRAHALVGSLVAEAQRAGTTLREAAARALPAQAPAVAARLPALFDPEQVVRTKAAPGGTAPDAVRAALDAARARVGAAPVLGGGGAGPGAGLPGSDLIQEGLEDLKRGVESVPALVVSIGAPRLRRLGLDVPSPFPTPEFRLYERLRKLDSEGAHTRYNDLLGTLVSFERAAAWAN
- the argJ gene encoding bifunctional glutamate N-acetyltransferase/amino-acid acetyltransferase ArgJ → MTTGVTAPLGFRAAAIAAGIKPQGLDLALIVADRGCAAAAVFTQNLAQAAPVIVSREHLASGQARGVVVNAGGANAGTGEQGLRDARETAALLAREIGGRPEEVVVASTGVIGVNLPMQKVRAGIASAVPELSREGGAAAARAILTTDTHPKEVVVEFPLGGATARIGAMAKGSGMIAPNLATLLAFFTTDAEVAPPLLRGALREAVGESLNRITVDGDTSTNDMALVLASGALPARAILEEGPDYDFFRGALVEAARRVARLIVRDGEGATRVAEVRVEGARLEAEADRIARTVAESPLVKTALNGGDPNWGRVLAAVGRAGVDVDMGRVDLWLGDVWVAEGGRARPYDEEAARRAFSEDPVRIRVGLHAGRAVGWIWTCDLSHGYVDINAHYRS
- a CDS encoding argininosuccinate synthase yields the protein MSTVKKVVLAYSGGLDTSIIIPWIKETYGGAEIIAYCGDVGQGDDLEAVERKALATGASRCVVEDLREEFVRDFAFKALAAGAVYEDNYLLGTALARPLLAYRQVQTALATGADALAHGATGKGNDQVRFEVTYGAFAPHLKVIAPWREWTIRSREDALAYAATHGVPVDQTPKDLFSRDGNLWHLSHEGGNLEDTWDAPRKEMFKLTVDPEDAPDRPQVVTLAFEQGVPVGLDGQRLGPVALVEALNRLAGAHGVGRLDLVENRLVGIKSRGVYETPAGTVLHLAHRELERLVLDRDTLHFKQSVSVRYAQLIYDGLWFSTLREALAAFVDETEVEVTGEVRVRLFKGRAEAIGRRSPRSLYRQDLATFGTGMAYDHKDAEGFIRLFGLPERVRALTRERAAGDAKTEALRERLPRSAVEAKR
- a CDS encoding GNAT family N-acetyltransferase; translation: MRLRRAEERDVAVLLDLINGYADRGLLLRRSEESLRARLGDFLVAEVDGGVAGCGALTELGPGLGELRSLAVREDQVGRGIGHAIAERLFAWASERGFLQVLALTRRVPFFLNLGFQVTRREQFLDKLVTDCKACPLNLCCDETAMVRAVTKDAQPVLSVDQKREAPIGLAEGAPRK
- a CDS encoding acetylornithine/succinylornithine family transaminase, which codes for MSALLPVYERDLVLVSGKGARLFDKEGRSYLDFAAGIGVNGLGYGDRRVVAAIRQQAGRLIHASNLFHTEPGAALAERLVSLAFPARAFFCNSGTEAAEGAIKFARRIGKPTGRSELVAFERGFHGRTLGSLSVTWTAKYREPFEPLLPGVRFCPWNDLAAAAAAIGGKTAAVMIEPVQGEGGVRAAPPEFLRGLADLCRERGALLVADEVQCGLGRTGRLFAYQHAGITPDILTLAKPLGGGLPIGAVLLRQDLAGAIQVGDHGSTFGGNPVVAAAALAVLDRITTPGFLEKVEKKGAALRRGLKRLARRFPVVAEVRGLGLMLGVEFKGEVRPVLKGLRERGVLATKAGDNVLRLLPPLAIGGGDIRVFLTALEAVLEGGAGAAA
- the argB gene encoding acetylglutamate kinase — encoded protein: MTGARVYKVGGPALEDPGLMKPLAAELKNGGGDALVVHGGGRHVDRLLRALSIESRFVGGRRETSPAAMEVVEMVLSGVVNKALASGLMGAGVAAVGLSGRDGGLIRARLEPGLGRVGTPECVNPGPVLALWRAGFLPVVSPVSSGPLGESVNVNADEAALGLALALGASILVYLSDVDGVLLGDAPVASLTAGEARRRIEEGTIGGGMALKVSVALEAVQAGIPEVVVAGRARLTGGFPGTRITAGPGGQA
- the argC gene encoding N-acetyl-gamma-glutamyl-phosphate reductase, producing MDVGVFGATGYSGRELVRLLAAHPEAKVRFTTGSGHGHLAHEAGLEREAGAYFLALPHEVAASFAARLQRARPAAVVVDLSGALRLPTAAAYRAWYGHEHPAPDLLGRAPYGLPEIYRDRIRGARLISNPGCYATSVLLPLLPLLRERLVEDDVVVDAKSGATGAGRTLREDLLFCELADNLSAYAPGRTHRHVGEMEAVLEDRVGRAVPLTFCPHLLPVKRGILSAIYVKTGAAPGELAGALRAFYAGSPFVRVMEGGPPRLSEVVGTNDCRISVHAGAPGRAVVFSALDNLVKGAAGQAIQNLNLALGWPEGAGLPGGEGP
- a CDS encoding acyl-CoA dehydrogenase, which translates into the protein MSETVTAPRGLPLTDLSEDEAMFRDQVRQFAEEKVRPLVSRMDREAQIPRELIDACFDLGIMGIEVPEPHGGAGATFFMSILVVEELARVDASLAVLVDVQNTLVNNALLRWGTEDQKARYFPHLASKWVGAYALSEAGSGSDAFGLACRAWDKGDHYELTGRKLWITNAAEAELFIVMATLDPAQGYKGITSFLVERSFPGFAVGKKEDKLGIRASSTCELILEGCRVPKQNLLGEPGKGYRIAIETLNEGRIGIGAQMVGVAQGSFEHGLKYAQERRQFGKPIAEFQAVQFQLADLATQIEAARLLTYNAARLRDRGAPFVKEAAMAKLFASRAAEEVTSKVIEVYGGYGFTREYPVEKYFRDQKVGQIYEGTTNMQLMVIAKQILGRM